A single Zootoca vivipara chromosome 1, rZooViv1.1, whole genome shotgun sequence DNA region contains:
- the PRLH gene encoding prolactin-releasing peptide, with protein sequence MRLFIICLLGLLMDCLLLPDTECRILERSMEVRNPDIDPSWYTGRGIRPVGRFGRRRAAGEKAQKSDHRPQQACFPIGDSDEQLQYE encoded by the exons ATGAGGCTCTTCATCatctgcctcttgggcttgctgatggactgcctgctgctgccagACACCGAATGCCGAATCCTTGAGCGATCCATGGAAGTCAGAA ATCCAGACATTGATCCTTCCTGGTACACGGGGCGAGGGATCCGACCTGTGGGACGGTTTGGCAGAAGGAGAGCAGCTGGAGAGAAGGCCCAGAAAAGTGACCACCGGCCCCAGCAAGCCTGCTTCCCCATAGGAGACAGCGATGAGCAGCTGCAATATGAATGA
- the RAB17 gene encoding ras-related protein Rab-17 isoform X1, translating to MAQRRVQNKEPTPCLYVPCPKESYIFKVVLLGSTAVGKSSLAYRYVKKDFRDSLPTVGCSFFTQVLSLDNTTIKLEIWDTAGQEKYHSVCHLYYRGANAAVLVYDITRKESLEKAKVWLTELEKEFLPDEIIIALVGNKLDLSAEREVTLQEAKDFAQTKNLQYMETSAKSNYQVAELFVSLAHELLKQEQQKENAFQSTQWKKSHVDLQETSFPQMRCCQAI from the exons ATGGCTCAGAGAAGGGTGCAGAACAAGGAGCCCACTCCTTGCCTTTATGTCCCCTGCCCAAAAGAGTCTTACATTTTCAAAGTAGTTCTTCTGGGCAGCACGGCTGTAGGAAAGTCAAGCCTAGCCTATCGctatgtgaagaaggacttccggGACTCCCTGCCCACTGTGGGCT GTTCCTTCTTCACGCAGGTTCTAAGTTTGGATAACACCACAATTAAGCTTGAGATCTGGGACACTGCAGGCCAAGAGAAGTACCATAGTGTCTGCCATCTCTATTACAGAGGGGCTAATGCTGCTGTTCTGGTTTATGATATAACGAGGAAG GAAAGTTTGGAGAAAGCAAAAGTGTGGCTGACAGAACTGGAGAAGGAATTCCTTCCTGATGAAATAATTATAGCTTTGGTTGGCAATAAACTGGACCTTTCTGCTGAACGGGAGGTCACATTACAG GAGGCAAAGGATTTTGCACAGACAAAGAACCTGCAGTACATGGAAACATCTGCAAAATCTAATTACCAAGTGGCAGAACTCTTCGTGTCTCTGG CTCATGAATtgttaaaacaagaacaacagaaGGAAAATGCGTTTCAATCAACACAATGGAAGAAATCACATGTTGATCTGCAAGAAACAAGTTTTCCCCAAATGAGATGCTGCCAAGCAATCTGA
- the RAB17 gene encoding ras-related protein Rab-17 isoform X2, whose protein sequence is MAQRRVQNKEPTPCLYVPCPKESYIFKVVLLGSTAVGKSSLAYRYVKKDFRDSLPTVGCSFFTQVLSLDNTTIKLEIWDTAGQEKYHSVCHLYYRGANAAVLVYDITRKESLEKAKVWLTELEKEFLPDEIIIALVGNKLDLSAEREVTLQIRCFSRRQRILHRQRTCSTWKHLQNLITKWQNSSCLWLMNC, encoded by the exons ATGGCTCAGAGAAGGGTGCAGAACAAGGAGCCCACTCCTTGCCTTTATGTCCCCTGCCCAAAAGAGTCTTACATTTTCAAAGTAGTTCTTCTGGGCAGCACGGCTGTAGGAAAGTCAAGCCTAGCCTATCGctatgtgaagaaggacttccggGACTCCCTGCCCACTGTGGGCT GTTCCTTCTTCACGCAGGTTCTAAGTTTGGATAACACCACAATTAAGCTTGAGATCTGGGACACTGCAGGCCAAGAGAAGTACCATAGTGTCTGCCATCTCTATTACAGAGGGGCTAATGCTGCTGTTCTGGTTTATGATATAACGAGGAAG GAAAGTTTGGAGAAAGCAAAAGTGTGGCTGACAGAACTGGAGAAGGAATTCCTTCCTGATGAAATAATTATAGCTTTGGTTGGCAATAAACTGGACCTTTCTGCTGAACGGGAGGTCACATTACAG ATACGTTGTTTCTCCAGGAGGCAAAGGATTTTGCACAGACAAAGAACCTGCAGTACATGGAAACATCTGCAAAATCTAATTACCAAGTGGCAGAACTCTTCGTGTCTCTGG CTCATGAATtgttaa